One segment of Coffea arabica cultivar ET-39 chromosome 7c, Coffea Arabica ET-39 HiFi, whole genome shotgun sequence DNA contains the following:
- the LOC140010515 gene encoding uncharacterized protein, whose translation MGRSSTRRKRYAEMPDIEKNDLLRRRREARAAKKKEKSFPSRIRKVPLGYVETGVSFPETLAVPCDSGNQPLMHGQMLETGGFKNGHDSTDVIAEALQYMSSHESASGCLHGHSTSPTREMHSSPATGILGEHPLAGTPNLRSCPPTPLHGKRKILGSHSLTTTPELHLFNKKNRRSASVSVIDDLTDSLKTPYCDKELLPMNTLFENSSGKKAAYSEPLVLPHQTSSFSLLYAGARHRFCTDIQVLPDNELFENIVKFSSLPDSYNDFERNQSALNDVHRELYLQNETPISEKHSSAPASTSQVTEIPSVRARTSNKSAKKTRVQGKKGHHRSSSALLSKDQPSGQNHGSHGRVRKQAPARPRRGRQQGLFQLDEIPHEATTLPNVPNCEHCGAKRFYLEPPSFCCSGGEISLVIPAMPYDLKRLFIGNDEESTHFRNNVRTYNNNLGFTSFAARYDPELTKNTKGVYTFRIQGQVYHFLNGLTQSTDKPSGIQFYFFDTDEELAKRTGNSEKLREGTLKLLMRILLNNPYAKFFKSLRDIPNLDSYRIVLNCYPGLDQRVYNLPSTSQVAAIWTEDENETVDRSAHIQVYTHSHTSHRINHYYGCYDPLQYPILFPRGECGWHHGIKRLYKRKRNVDCCEGDSNVDPSSVSDPSHLIDLERRAVDRGKREGDTVSAREYYCYRFQIRDDDESMLLHCLRLLQQFSVDSYVKIETSRLDFHRHQQNVIRSEILQGVLDSVSIGQSEGSKVGRKIVLPSSFIGGPRDMRRRYLDAMALVQKYGKPDLFLTMTCNPAWKEIQDNLKYHEKPQDRPDLLARVFRAKFEMLKSEILNKQIFGEVAACVHVIEFQKRGFPHAHLLLILKPQSKLLNPESYDRVVCAELPDRARYPHLYNLVVKHMIHGPCGTMDKTCPCMRDGTCKSHYPKDFCPHTIHAEDGYPHYRRRDDGRKIRVRRFTLDNRWVVPYNPYLLALFDCHINVEICSTIKLVKYLYKYVFKGHDQASFKIVTDGGPPDIDEINEFQKGRYISAPEAFWRIYEFHLNEMTPSVYTLQVHLPNQQFVSFDKNSDLLLLLAKADFLKTMLTEFFKMNATNAVAENLKCFYRDFPQHFVWTPKLISYVFPDLTLYSRDPYSMICRCILTPKNSSVDELNDILIRRFPGKLYTYTSTDRTVDQRHQGDYEDFLNSQNPKGLPPHKLMLKENCPIILMRNLNPLEGLCNGTRLICRELGHHTISAEIVFGQHQGKIILIPKMLLQTPDNERNGVAFVRTQFPVRLCFALTINKSQGQTLDYVGIYLREPVFSHGQLYVALSRARTSSALKILIVPGTFEGTKIDCKTRNVVFNEVFQFS comes from the exons ATGGGTAGAAGTTCTACTCGCCGCAAAAGGTATGCAGAAATGCCAGACATAGAGAAAAATGACCTTCTACGTCGTCGAAGAGAAGCTAGGGccgccaagaagaaagaaaagagtttTCCCTCGCGTATTCGCAAGGTTCCACTTGGTTATGTGGAAACAGGTGTTTCTTTCCCTGAAACACTTGCTGTCCCATGCGATAGTGGAAACCAACCTCTTATGCATGGCCAAATGTTAGAAACAGGGGGTTTTAAGAACGGCCATGATAGCACCGATGTTATTGCTGAAGCGTTACAGTACATGTCATCTCATGAATCTGCTTCCGGTTGTCTCCATGGTCATTCTACTTCCCCTACTAGGGAAATGCATTCTTCACCAGCAACGGGTATACTAGGAG AACATCCGCTCGCTGGTACGCCTAATCTTAGGAGCTGTCCACCTACACCCCTCCATGGGAAAAGGAAAATCTTAGGCTCTCATTCTCTTACTACTACGCCTGAACTTCATCTATTTAACAAAAAGAATAGGCGCTCTGCCTCTGTATCAGTTATTGATGACCTAACAGATTCTCTGAAAACTCCTTACTGTGACAAAGAGCTCTTGCCTATGAACACTCTTTTTGAAAAT AGTTCTGGAAAAAAAGCTGCTTACTCTGAACCTCTTGTGTTACCTCACCAAACAAGCAGCTTTTCTCTTCTGTATGCCGGAGCCAGGCACCGCTTTTGCACTGACATACAAGTCTTACCTGATAATGAGCTTTTTGAAAATATTGTTAAGTTCTCTTCTTTGCCTGATTCTTACAATGACTTTGAAAGAAATCAGTCTGCTTTAAATGATGTCCATAGAGAATTATATCTGCAAAATGAAACACCTATCTCTGAGAAACACTCTTCTGCACCAGCTTCTACTTCTCAAG TTACAGAAATCCCTTCTGTTCGAGCTAGAACGTCTAACAAGTCTGCCAAAAAAACCCGTGTTCAAGGGAAAAAGGGTCACCATCGTAGTTCTTCTGCCCTTCTATCTAAAGATCAGCCTTCTGGTCAAAATCATGGTTCTCATGGACGTGTCAGGAAGCAGGCTCCCG CTAGACCTCGCAGAGGTCGTCAACAGGGTCTTTTCCAGCTTGATGAGATCCCTCATGAAGCCACTACCCTTCCAAATGTTCCTAATTGTGAACACTGTGGAGCTAAAAGGTTCTATTTGGAACCTCCTAGCTTTTGTTGTTCTGGCGGAGAGATCTCTTTAGTTATTCCAGCAATGCCTTATGATCTGAAGCGCTTGTTTATTGGAAATGATGAAGAAAGCACTCACTTTAGAAACAATGTTCGAACCTACAATAATAACCTGGGATTTACGTCCTTTGCTGCAAGATATGACCCAGAATTGACCAAAAATACGAAAGGTGTTTATACTTTTCGTATTCAAGGCCAAGTCTATCACTTCCTCAACGGTTTGACGCAGTCAACCGACAAACCATCTGGAATTCAATTCTACTTCTTTGACACTGATGAGGAATTAGCAAAGAGAACTGGAAACTCTGAAAAGTTGCGCGAAGGCACTTTAAAATTGCTTATGCGCATACTTTTGAACAATCCTTACGCCAAATTCTTTAAAAGTCTCAGGGATATACCAAACCTTGATAGCTATAGGATCGTTCTTAACTGTTACCCTGGTTTAGACCAGCGCGTCTATAACCTGCCATCTACCTCGCAAGTTGCTGCTATATGGACTGAAGATGAAAATGAAACTGTAGACAGGAGTGCTCATATTCAGGTTTACACTCACTCGCATACCAGCCATAGAATTAATCATTACTATGGCTGTTATGACCCTCTACAGTATCCTATTCTTTTTCCTCGAGGTGAATGTGGATGGCACCATGGTATTAAGAGACTATATAAGAGGAAAAGAAATGTGGACTGCTGTGAAGGCGATTCTAATGTTGACCCTTCTTCTGTTAGCGACCCTTCACACTTAATAGACTTAGAGCGCAGAG CTGTTGATCGAGGGAAGCGCGAGGGAGACACGGTGTCAGCTAGAGAGTATTATTGCTACAGATTTCAAATAAGAGATGATGATGAATCAATGTTATTGCACTGCCTTAGGCTTCTACAACAATTTTCTGTTGATTCTTATGTGAAGATAGAGACTTCAAGGTTGGACTTCCATAGGCATCAACAAAATGTGATAAGATCGGAGATCCTCCAAGGTGTCTTGGACAGTGTTTCTATAGGGCAGTCCGAGGGGTCTAAAGTCGGTCGGAAGATTGTTCTCCCATCCTCTTTTATAGGTGGTCCGAGAGACATGAGACGCCGGTATCTTGATGCAATGGCGCTCGTTCAGAAATATGGTAAACCTGATCTTTTCCTTACCATGACCTGCAATCCAGCATGGAAAGAAATTCAGGACAATCTAAAGTATCATGAAAAGCCACAGGATAGACCAGATCTTCTAGCCAGGGTTTTTAGAGCTAAATTTGAGAtgctcaaatctgaaattttgaataaacaGATTTTTGGTGAGGTCGCAGCATGTGTCCATGTTATTGAGTTTCAAAAGCGCGGATTTCCTCATGCTCATTTACTCCTGATCTTAAAACCTCAGTCCAAGCTGCTTAATCCAGAATCATATGATAGGGTGGTGTGTGCGGAGTTGCCCGATCGTGCTCGCTACCCTCACTTATACAATCTTGTTGTCAAACATATGATCCACGGCCCCTGTGGAACTATGGATAAAACTTGTCCTTGTATGAGAGACGGTACCTGCAAAAGCCACTATCCTAAAGATTTCTGTCCGCATACAATTCATGCTGAAGATGGTTATCCACATTATAGAAGAAGGGACGATGGCAGAAAAATAAGGGTCCGAAGGTTTACTCTTGATAATAGGTGGGTTGTCCCTTACAACCCATACCTCCTTGCTTTGTTTGATTGCCATATAAACGTCGAGATCTGTTCTACTATAAAACTGGTGAAATACTTGTACAAGTATGTGTTTAAAGGTCATGATCAGGCCTCCTTTAAGATTGTGACTGATGGCGGTCCTCCTGATATTGATGAAATTAATGAGTTTCAAAAGGGCAGATATATTTCGGCTCCCGAAGCTTTTTGGCGTATCTATGAATTCCATCTAAATGAGATGACTCCATCTGTTTATACACTCCAAGTTCATCTTCCGAATCAGCAGTTCGTTTCCTTTGATAAAAACTCAGATCTCTTGCTGTTATTAGCCAAGGCTGATTTTTTGAAAACTATGTTAACtgagtttttcaaaatgaatgcAACAAATGCAGTCGCTGAAAATCTTAAATGCTTCTATAGAGATTTCCCTCAGCATTTCGTTTGGACTCCTAA GTTAATAAGTTATGTTTTCCCAGATTTAACTCTCTATTCTCGGGATCCTTATAGTATGATCTGTAGGTGTATTCTTACTCCTAAAAACAGTTCAGTTGATGAGCTAAATGATATCCTGATTAGGAGGTTCCCTGGAAAGCTCTATACCTACACTAGCACGGACAGAACTGTTGACCAGCGTCACCAGGGTGATTATGAGGATTTTCTTAACTCTCAAAATCCAAAAGGCCTTCCTCCTCACAAGTTAATGCTAAAGGAAAACTGTCCAATTATATTGATGAGGAATCTTAATCCTCTAGAAGGCCTCTGTAATGGTACTAGACTCATATGTAGAGAGCTTGGGCATCACACTATTTCTGCTGAGATTGTTTTTGGCCAGCATCAAGGCAAGATTATCCTGATTCCAAAAATGCTTCTACAAACTCCTGATAATGAGAGGAATGGCGTTGCCTTCGTAAGAACACAGTTTCCAGTCCGCCTTTGCTTTGCATTGACCATCAACAAGTCCCAAGGACAAACTCTCGACTATGTTGGCATTTATTTACGTGAACCTGTTTTTTCTCATGGTCAACTCTATGTAGCTCTGTCCAGAGCCAGAACCTCATCTGCACTCAAAATTCTCATTGTTCCGGGGACCTTTGAGGGTACAAAAATAGACTGCAAAACTAGAAATGTTGTATTCAATGAAGTTTTCCAGTTCAGTTAA
- the LOC113699488 gene encoding replication protein A 70 kDa DNA-binding subunit B-like codes for MADVLPIRNITPNMKNWCCLVTIQEKQQVTDSMGTPTKKQKMIFYDSEGSRVEGIIFNADIPKMSPILQVYKKYRISNADVRNIPEKFQTSGLTMQWVITARTVIEEVSREEDIMPVKFSFTEFADLAQYMDDKSKSVDVLGVVISSLDKKTISKSTKQSCVQKFVLLNEESQTVMLSLWDNFLNNEGQILLNNIQTYPVVIGRRLKVNNYNGVSLSTWFDSAVLVDPPIQEARELKNWTMRNTKLIAQLIETKAYIKYNPELFLKADQKTTLICNVSLSQKTALVKANISFEDIFQKYWYMSCGKCNRATAADYGIEFTCNSCKEKSPAVPRCRFDIDLSDGSGVIPASIFGDLAEKLLTFTALEAMDHFNQNRELPLEFVHSSLKTKTFLLHIKPVQAQLADARQRYTVLHYSELGQEIDSAQLIGQPDALPISAEHRVQTAQLLTPGESSSGSKTRLRLADKFDEAETTAIDDFATATDNCSKRTKLG; via the exons atGGCTGACGTACTACCAATCAGAAATATCACTCCTAACATGAAAAATTGGTGTTGTCTTGTAACTATTCAAGAAAAGCAACAAGTTACTGATTCAATGGGGACACcaaccaagaaacaaaaaatgatctTCTATGACTCGGAG GGTTCTAGAGTAGAAGGCATCATTTTCAATGCTGACATTCCGAAGATGAGCCCTATTCTTCAAGTTTACAAAAAGTACAGGATCTCAAATGCTGATGTCAGAAATATTCCAGAAAAATTTCAGACATCTGGCTTGACTATGCAATGGGTGATAACTGCTAGGACTGTTATTGAAGAAGTTAGCAGAGAAGAGGACATCATGCCTGTTAAATTTTCCTTCACAGAGTTTGCAGATTTAGCTCAATATATGGATGACAAAAGCAAATCTGTGG ATGTTCTCGGAGTTGTAATTAGTTCGTTGGACAAGAAAACGATAAGTAAGAGCACCAAACAGTCATGTGTTCAAAAATTTGTCCTCCTTAATGAAGA GTCTCAAACAGTGATGCTATCTTTGTGGGATAACTTCTTGAACAATGAAGGACAGATTTTATTGAATAACATTCAGACCTATCCTGTTGTTATCGGCCGAAGATTGAAAGTTAACAACTATAATG GAGTTTCGCTGTCTACCTGGTTCGATTCTGCAGTCCTTGTTGACCCGCCCATACAGGAAGCAAGGGAGTTGAAAAATTG GACAATGAGAAATACTAAGTTAATTGCGCAGCTCATTGAAACAAAGGCTTACATTAAATACAATCCTGAGCTCTTTCTGAAAGCTGACCAGAAGACTACTTTAATTTGTAATGTTTCTCTGTCGCAGAAG ACTGCACTGGTCAAGGCAAATATCTCTTTTGAAGACATTTTTCAGAAATATTGGTATATGAGCTGTGGAAAATGTAACCGTGCTACTGCAGCAGACTATGGCATTGAGTTTACCTGCaattcatgcaaagaaaagagCCCTGCTGTGCCCAG ATGCCGGTTCGACATTGATTTAAGTGATGGCAGTGGAGTTATACCAGCCTCCATCTTTGGAGACCTGGCAGAGAAACTTCTCACATTCACCGCACTTGAAGCAATGGATCATTTTAACCAG AATCGCGAACTTCCTCTTGAGTTTGTTCACAGTAGCCTGAAAACAAAGACATTTCTGCTTCATATTAAACCAGTCCAAGCTCAATTAGCGGATGCTAGGCAGCGTTATACCGTTTTGCATTATTCTGAACTTGGACAAGAGATTGATTCTGCTCAGTTAATTGGCCAACCAGATGCTTTGCCTATCTCAGCTGAACACAGAGTTCAGACTGCTCAGCTGCTGACTCCAG GGGAGAGTAGCTCTGGTTCAAAGACTCGCCTCCGCCTTGCTGATAAGTTTGATGAAGCAGAAACTACTGCCATTGATGACTTTGCAACTGCTACTGACAATTGCAGCAAAAGGACAAAATTAGGCTGA
- the LOC113698378 gene encoding NDR1/HIN1-like protein 6, which translates to MADHQRIHPVRDPEAGAPQRTTVPLVSGGAPQSEKGDPEGNYYQPHQRTIPYSYSKPPKRNCCKKCLCWTLALIILLILLIAISAGIIYLVFRPKLPKYSVDSLTITHLNLNNDNSLFATFNVNVTARNPNKKIGIYYEGGSDLRVYFTGTQLCEGSLPKFYQGHRNTTVMNVTLTGQTQDANGLLQSLQAQEQTGNIPLFLRGKVPVRLKLGGLKLMKWKFLVRCWLNVDSLTTDNAIRIRDSRCKFRFRF; encoded by the coding sequence ATGGCTGATCATCAGAGGATTCATCCGGTCCGGGACCCTGAAGCCGGGGCACCCCAGAGAACAACAGTTCCACTAGTTTCCGGGGGGGCTCCCCAGTCAGAGAAAGGTGATCCAGAAGGCAACTACTATCAACCACATCAAAGAACTATCCCTTATTCATACTCAAAACCACCAAAGAGAAACTGCTGCAAGAAGTGTTTGTGTTGGACACTGGCCCTCATCATACTTCTGATACTCCTCATAGCCATCTCTGCTGGGATCATATACCTTGTTTTCCGACCAAAACTCCCAAAATATTCAGTTGACAGCCTGACCATAACGCATCTCAATCTCAACAACGACAACAGCTTATTTGCTACTTTTAACGTGAACGTCACAGCTAGAAATCCCAACAAAAAAATCGGTATATACTACGAGGGCGGCAGCGATTTGAGAGTCTATTTTACGGGGACTCAACTTTGTGAAGGTTCATTGCCAAAGTTTTATCAAGGTCACAGGAACACCACTGTAATGAACGTGACTTTGACCGGACAAACGCAGGATGCAAATGGGCTGCTGCAGTCTTTGCAGGCCCAGGAGCAGACTGGAAATATTCCATTGTTTCTCAGGGGAAAAGTTCCGGTGAGGCTGAAGCTTGGGGGATTGAAGTTGATGAAGTGGAAATTCTTGGTAAGGTGTTGGTTGAACGTGGATAGCTTGACAACTGACAACGCGATTAGAATTAGAGATAGTCGTTGTAAGTTTAGGTTTAGGTTCTAG
- the LOC113698344 gene encoding sm-like protein LSM8, whose translation MSGGPGLESLVDQTISVITNDGRNIVGILKGFDQATNIILDESHERVYSTKEGVQQLVLGLYIIRGDNISIVGELDEELDANLDLSKLRAHPLKPVIH comes from the exons ATGTCTGGGGGGCCAGGACTTGAGTCTCTTGTAGACC AAACAATTTCTGTTATCACAAATGATGGGCGCAACATAGTT GGAATATTGAAAGGTTTTGACCAGGCTACCAATATAATTCTTGATGAATCTCATGAGCGTGTGTATTCTACAAAG GAAGGTGTCCAGCAACTTGTATTGGGTCTCTACATCATTAGGGGTGATAATAT AAGCATCGTTGGTGAATTAGATGAAGAGTTAGATGCAAACTTGGATTTATCCAAACTGAGAGCTCATCCCTTGAAGCCAGTAATTCATTAA
- the LOC113699489 gene encoding WAT1-related protein At3g02690, chloroplastic-like produces the protein MALSCNFCCFSSSFSIFHGPPSSYSSSSKSVVTILNCCDSTKSTSLQVKLNPRTRNTSSLTLANSYFCDKFQSNFKVKATESEVEASPFTKSAQERGEEVDCVGTGQDVECVVVPSTAPSSKPLDDKLPQNPGKNDLDSSLSSSNLAGELVEAVWEWGLLISPFFFWGTAMVAMKEVLPKTGPFFVSSFRLIPAGLLLVGFAAFKGRRFPSGFNAWFPIFLFALVDAACFQGFLAEGLERTTAGLGSVIIDSQPLTVAILAALLFGESIGLVGATGLVFGVVGLLLLEVPAISFDKSNFSLWGSGEWWMLLAAQSMAVGTVMVRWVTKYSDPIMATGWHMVIGGIPLLAVSVLNHDPALSGSFKDLSSNDLLALLYTSIFGSAVSYGVYFYNATRGSLTKLSSLTFLTPMFASIFGFLYLDETFTPIQVIGALVIVAAIFMVNYRTSEEK, from the exons atggCGCTGAGTTGCaatttttgctgtttttcttcttCGTTCTCCATTTTTCATGGGCCCCCAAGCTCCTATTCTTCTAGTAGCAAGTCTGTTGTAACCATTCTTAACTGTTGCGATTCAACAAAATCCACCAGCCTACAAGTGAAACTAAACCCAAGAACCAGGAATACTTCATCATTAACTTTGGCTAATAGTTATTTCTGCGACAAATTTCAATCTAATTTCAAAGTTAAAGCTACAGAATCTGAAGTAGAAGCGAGCCCATTTACGAAATCAGCACAAGAACGAGGAGAAGAAGTGGACTGCGTGGGTACAGGGCAAGATGTTGAATGTGTGGTGGTGCCTTCAACTGCCCCATCTTCTAAGCCTTTGGACGATAAACTCCCTCAAAACCCAGGAAAAAATGATCTTGATTCTTCTTTATCATCATCAAATTTGGCTGGGGAGTTGGTGGAGGCAGTATGGGAATGGGGTCTGTTAATTTCGCCTTTTTTCTTCTGGGGTACGGCTATGGTGGCCATGAAAGAAGTTTTACCAAAAACAGGTCCTTTTTTCGTCTCTTCTTTTCGGTTAATTCCAGCTGGCTTGTTGTTGGTTGGTTTTGCTGCTTTCAAAGGTCGGAGGTTTCCTTCTGGCTTTAATGCTTGGTTTCCtatatttctttttgctctcGTTGATGCTGCCTGTTTTCAg GGATTTCTTGCTGAGGGATTGGAGAGGACAACTGCTGGACTAGGCAGT GTAATAATTGATTCACAGCCTTTGACGGTGGCTATACTTGCTGCTTTATTGTTTGGTGAATCCATTGGGTTGGTTGGAGCTACTGGGCTCGTGTTTGGTGTCGTTGGACTTCTGCTTCTTGAG GTACCGGCTATATCTTTTGACAAGAGTAACTTTTCTCTGTGGGGAAGTGGTGAGTGGTGGATGCTTCTGGCAGCACAAAGTATGGCAGTTGGAACTGTCATGGTCCGTTGGGTTACCAAATACTCTGATCCCATCATGGCTACAGGGTGG CACATGGTTATTGGTGGCATCCCTCTTTTAGCAGTCTCCGTTCTTAATCATGATCCTGCTCTCAGTGGGAGCTTTAAGGACCTTTCATCGAATGATCTTTTGGCGCTTCTTTATACCTCAATTTTTGGAAGTGCTGTAAGCTATGGCGTATACTTCTACAATGCTACAAGAG GCAGTCTCACGAAGCTCAGTTCTCTTACTTTTCTGACTCCAATGTTTGCTTCAATCTTTGG GTTCCTCTACCTTGACGAGACCTTCACTCCCATACAAGTCATTGGAGCACTCGTAATTGTGGCAGctattttcatggttaattACAGAACTTCTGAAGAAAAATGA
- the LOC113700043 gene encoding uncharacterized protein At1g65710-like: MGGCLSKKSTCSSCTTPFPNPNPLHQQIKPQPHVENKKSEEETVKKEVFIIKHRKSHDIDRLLSEEEKDDVKQKAAPEIVLESGKIGSADKKNSCNNNASNNGGIFVAAAPVRTSSCTKEEVDAILIQCGRLSRSSSTGKAANLSGPCGSGDNNNGENPAPSQRGRKYSGSKRSYDFDNDNGSDGKDNVAAADKDDDDDIGVVGERSHRHRQRQRQSRTVGSPSKGRRRTPSREREQQQRSGSRERGSSSNGSGRRVSRSPGRRSESPAITTASTGVNSSQGNSNGGNGNRPGKMVSVPATVSSLVMDKSNSAGGGNETVSASAVKRIQVKRNAGGAGDAAVGGRTAASPRARSPARGNVNVLNESQNQNQQHPMSLSRSNSRKAEHSPYRRNPLSEIDTNVVTENMSLPGSKAPNSTNTQKPNSDYTTNNKVAVQGAENKISSSKGIADHSATNLNLKNKEQQHLISEVAQAPQAITSNVAVNTVASGPECLKPQGVTRSRSSRLSRDFDINPETLSNPSPSYTALLLEDIQNFHQKSSTPAISLPPCLSKACSILEAVADLNSSTSSNLSSAFSEDKRRAPTVEQFNKLYDNASFGAHNPAGMKGLDTNAPFVQSEVVVTDDLMQPTFHKYVTVSRGGTVGGEDMEEQESSGSNSFVGGQQYWVSPSSWEPNSADSTECWTSSRSNIRDDSVSPVGFQRHAISKSGHDAEEPRGRLNGKKSDSDQQQYGIGRGRIGSRGPQSVPAVTAAST, translated from the exons ATGGGTGGATGTTTGAGCAAGAAGAGCACTTGTTCTTCTTGTACAACCCCATTTCCTAATCCAAATCCACTCCACCAGCAAATTAAACCCCAGCCCCACGTCGAAAATAAGAAATCCGAAGAAGAAACTGTGAAAAAAGAAGTATTCATCATCAAACATCGAAAGAGCCATGACATCGATAGACTGTTGTCCGAAGAGGAGAAGGATGATGTGAAGCAAAAGGCTGCGCCAGAAATCGTGCTCGAGTCAGGGAAAATTGGTTCTGCTGATAAGAAGAATAGCTGTAATAATAATGCTAGTAATAACGGTGGGATATTCGTTGCCGCTGCGCCTGTGAGAACGTCCAGTTGTACTAAAGAAGAAGTGGATGCTATTCTGATACAATGTGGAAGGCTTAGTCGAAGCTCTTCCACTGGAAAGGCGGCAAATCTTTCGGGTCCATGTGGATCTGGTGATAATAATAATGGGGAAAATCCTGCTCCTTCCCAAAGGGGAAGGAAGTATTCGGGCTCGAAAAGGAGTTACGATTTTGACAATGATAATGGTAGTGATGGTAAGGATAATGTTGCTGCTGCTGAtaaggatgatgatgatgacattGGGGTGGTTGGAGAGAGGTCCCACCGCCATAGACAGCGACAGAGGCAGTCTAGGACGGTGGGGTCACCGTCTAAGGGAAGGAGGAGGACTCCGAGTAGGGAAAGAGAACAGCAGCAGAGGTCGGGTAGCAGAGAACGGGGTAGTAGTAGCAATGGAAGTGGAAGAAGGGTGAGTAGGTCTCCTGGTAGGAGGTCTGAATCACCTGCTATTACTACTGCCTCTACTGGCGTCAATTCGTCACAGGGAAATAGTAATGGTGGTAATGGTAATAGGCCTGGAAAGATGGTCTCTGTTCCTGCTACTGTTTCATCTTTGGTTATGGACAAGAGTAATAGTGCTGGTGGAGGAAATGAGACTGTTTCAGCCTCTGCTGTTAAGAGGATTCAGGTGAAGAGAAACGCTGGGGGTGCTGGTGATGCTGCTGTGGGTGGAAGGACTGCTGCTTCTCCTCGCGCTCGCTCTCCTGCAAGGGGGAATGTTAACGTTTTGAATGAGAGCCAGAATCAGAACCAGCAACATCCGATGTCGCTCAGTCGAAGCAATTCCAGGAAGGCAGAACATTCTCCGTACAGGAGAAATCCCTTGAGTGAGATTGACACAAATGTGGTTACTGAAAATATGTCTTTGCCTGGTAGCAAGGCCCCTAACAGTACCAACACCCAG AAGCCAAATTCTGATTACACAACGAACAACAAAGTTGCAGTCCAAGGTGCTGAGAACAAAATTAGCAGCAGTAAAGGTATTGCAGACCACAGTGCGACCAATCTGAACTTAAAAAATAAGGAGCAGCAGCATCTGATATCTGAAGTGGCCCAGGCTCCGCAAGCAATCACCTCCAATGTTGCAGTGAACACGGTTGCATCAGGCCCTGAGTGCCTCAAACCCCAGGGAGTAACCAGAAGCAGGTCTTCTAGGCTATCCCGTGACTTTGATATTAATCCTGAAACATTGTCAAATCCTTCACCATCCTATACAGCATTGTTGCTGGAAGACATACAAAACTTTCACCAAAAGAGCAGCACCCCTGCAATTTCCCTCCCACCTTGCCTCTCCAAAGCCTGCTCTATACTCGAAGCAGTTGCCGACCTGAATTCCAGCACCAGCTCAAATTTGTCGAGTGCCTTCTCAGAGGACAAGAGACGGGCTCCCACAGTTGAGCAATTCAACAAGCTTTACGACAACGCTTCTTTCGGAGCTCATAATCCCGCTGGTATGAAGGGTTTAGATACCAATGCTCCTTTTGTGCAATCTGAGGTGGTCGTCACTGATGATCTAATGCAACCAACTTTTCACAAGTATGTCACCGTCAGTAGGGGTGGCACTGTAGGAGGGGAAGATATGGAAGAGCAAGAATCTTCTGGAAGCAACAGCTTTGTAGGTGGCCAACAGTATTGGGTTTCCCCTTCCTCTTGGGAACCTAATTCAGCTGATTCAACTGAATGCTGGACCTCTTCAAGGTCTAATATCAGGGACGACAGCGTAAGCCCCGTGGGATTTCAGAGACATGCCATATCCAAGTCTGGTCATGACGCTGAAGAACCTAGAGGAAGATTGAATGGAAAGAAGAGCGATTCTGATCAACAGCAATATGGGATAGGAAGGGGTCGAATTGGATCGAGAGGACCCCAGTCCGTACCCGCAGTCACTGCTGCTTCAACCTAG
- the LOC113698149 gene encoding uncharacterized protein encodes MSGGVEFLPKEYGYVPLVIVLYIFLNFYMSAQVGLARKKYKVPYPTLYASEAENKDAKLFNCIQRGHQNSLESMPLFFVLMVLGGIKHPIISAALGILYIVTRFFYFKGYSTGIPDNRLGGLGKFWLLAIFGLVFCTVSFGVSLLLS; translated from the exons ATGTCCGGAGGAGTAGAATTTCTACCCAAAGAATATGGATACGTTCCTCTTGTTATCGTCCTCTACATCTTTCTCAATTTCTATATGTCTGCCCAAGTTGGCTTAGCCCGCAAGAA GTACAAGGTTCCCTATCCAACTTTGTATGCTTCAGAAGCTGAAAATAAGGATGCTAAGCTTTTCAATTGCATTCAG AGGGGCCATCAGAATTCACTGGAATCGATGCCGTTGTTCTTCGTATTGATGGTATTAGGAGGGATCAAGCACCCAATCATTAGTGCTGCCCTTGGAATACTGTATATCGTTACTCGCTTCTTCTATTTCAAAGGCTATTCCACCGGTATCCCTGATAATCGTCTCGGCGGCCTTGG GAAATTTTGGCTGCTTGCAATTTTCGGCCTAGTTTTCTGCACCGTCTCTTTTGGAGTCAGTCTTCTTCTGTCATGA